From the genome of Desulfobulbaceae bacterium:
GGTAGCTCGATTGGTAGAAGGTCAATCCGCCAAACTGCATCGGGTCATTAACGACGATTGATTTTCTGTACAACTCTTGGTCGCCTTTGAGGACTACTAGGTCAGAGCGGTACTCTTTGGGCATTCCGGTATCGTAATAAGTCAGTTGGAAGTCGTCGCAACGCACAGTGAAATCCAAAGGGATGGGGGTGTGCTCGGAATTTGATTGGTAGACCTGGCTGGTGGCCCCGCCTTCCGGGATCAGGACACTGGCCTTGTATCCGTAAAATGACCCGATCAGAGCACCAGCAAAAATCACCAGAATGCTGATGTGGACGATGATTACTCCTAATCGGGTCCAGGGGCCTTTTTGTGAGAAAAGAAGCGTGCCCCCGTCTTTTTCTGCCTGGCTGACTTTCCAGCCAGTGGCGCCCAGGATATTTGTGAGGGTGTTTACGGCTTGATCGATAGCGGCTTGGGTGCTGAAGTTACGACGCATAGCCATTTTTCCTAAGCGATCGGCTGAGGTCGTGGCCAGGTTGTCCTGAGTGACCACTTTCCAAATGTGTGGAAACCGTTCTATTGTACAGACAGTCAGGTTGAGAGAGAAGAGCACCAGCATGGAAACAAACCACCAGGAGTTGTACATGTCCTGGATG
Proteins encoded in this window:
- a CDS encoding cytochrome c biogenesis protein ResB, whose translation is IQDMYNSWWFVSMLVLFSLNLTVCTIERFPHIWKVVTQDNLATTSADRLGKMAMRRNFSTQAAIDQAVNTLTNILGATGWKVSQAEKDGGTLLFSQKGPWTRLGVIIVHISILVIFAGALIGSFYGYKASVLIPEGGATSQVYQSNSEHTPIPLDFTVRCDDFQLTYYDTGMPKEYRSDLVVLKGDQELYRKSIVVNDPMQFGGLTFYQSSYQPVDGQFSTQITNETTKAAQKFIIVPRQENKWLAENVTFGITDMSGPDMTQRYQYKIWFSDGKSGPSEFWINEGGTAKIKRPDTTYIFTAKPRFATGLQVVKDPGVWTVYTGCIMMVLGLIVIFFMSHRRVWVFISNDGKKTSILVSGMSNKNKIGFEKDLDIIYDKVADDSSLAALPQ